From the Verrucomicrobiia bacterium genome, one window contains:
- a CDS encoding tail fiber protein — protein sequence MMIQGLGWAGCLLAAGWWLGAGLARVPAAESGGERSGGGVPVGTLVAFAGPAAKVPEAEGWMLCDGRELAVTAYRALHEVLGSSWGGSANGVTFRLPDLRGRFVRGVNRGADGFGRDIEAERRMASAPGGNLGDTVGTLQEESVGPHTHGLAGVAEAVAPGSGAEWVRFHGVKLPDETAPILVNPAAVQPGEGVETRPVNVAVHWMIRVR from the coding sequence ATGATGATCCAAGGGCTGGGGTGGGCGGGGTGCCTGTTGGCGGCGGGATGGTGGCTGGGTGCGGGTTTGGCCCGGGTGCCGGCCGCGGAGTCGGGGGGAGAGCGGTCCGGAGGTGGGGTGCCGGTGGGGACACTGGTCGCCTTTGCAGGCCCGGCGGCGAAGGTACCGGAGGCCGAAGGCTGGATGTTGTGCGATGGACGGGAACTGGCCGTGACGGCCTACCGGGCGCTGCACGAGGTCTTGGGGAGTTCCTGGGGCGGGAGCGCCAATGGGGTGACGTTCCGACTACCGGATTTGCGCGGGCGCTTCGTGCGCGGGGTTAATCGGGGTGCCGACGGATTCGGGAGGGATATCGAGGCCGAACGACGGATGGCGTCGGCGCCCGGGGGGAATCTGGGGGACACGGTGGGCACTTTGCAGGAGGAGAGTGTGGGTCCGCATACCCACGGTCTGGCCGGGGTGGCCGAGGCCGTGGCGCCCGGTTCCGGGGCCGAATGGGTTCGGTTTCACGGGGTGAAGCTGCCGGATGAGACGGCGCCGATCCTGGTGAATCCGGCGGCGGTTCAGCCCGGGGAAGGGGTCGAGACGCGACCGGTCAATGTGGCGGTGCACTGGATGATCCGCGTGCGGTAA
- a CDS encoding BatA domain-containing protein → MSFLAPLFLLGAAAVALPIVFHLIRKTTRVRIPFSSLLFLPPSPPRVTQRSRLEDLLLLALRCLVIALLALGFARPFFKASSLADPSSPPPARILLLVDTSASMQRQNLWPDALNRVAHHTRAAAPADELAVWTFDRQSRPLVTFRDWNGANPGERPALVNARLAETRPGWFATHLDDALAAAAEHLLESSDPNRPAGPRRVILISDLQEGARLDRLQSFDWPRNLDLAVDPVTPRRPGNASLHPVPDAAAALSATQSVVRIRIHNSPDATRDTFQVGWARSDRPGFAQRAEDVQVPPGQSRTLVLPVPTDAPVDHLLLEGDDEPFDNRAFIVPPAAQRLRALYFGSETTGEPTQPLFFLRRAFPPAGRFGLDIVAHRPTDPLDPSALSAASLYFATEALPPALAQRLRDEVISGKTLLFAPTRADAFASLGPLLDGPAPAASEATVRSYALLGSLDFRHPFLLPFADPRFSDFSRIHFWKHRRLDDALLPGAHVVARFDSGDPAWIECPRGRGRIVLFTSGWHPEDSQLALSTKFVPLLLSMVEHAGGDLAAPAESVTVGDPLPLPPSVTSSLTVRLPQGTTVNLPPGTAQFEDTAVPGIYEVRADGSAFRFAVNVHPAESRTFPQPLESLEAFGAPVRTGPVRSQPRPEQAVQLAALEAEGRQKLWRWLLVAALAALLVESALAGWRGRRPTSPMENPT, encoded by the coding sequence ATGAGCTTCCTCGCCCCACTCTTCCTACTCGGTGCGGCCGCCGTCGCCCTCCCGATCGTCTTCCATCTCATCCGCAAGACCACCCGGGTCCGCATCCCCTTCAGCTCCCTCCTGTTCCTCCCGCCCTCCCCCCCGCGGGTGACCCAGCGCAGCCGGCTCGAAGACCTCCTCCTCCTCGCCCTTCGCTGCCTCGTCATTGCCCTCCTCGCCCTCGGCTTCGCCCGCCCGTTCTTCAAGGCCAGTTCCCTCGCCGATCCCTCCTCCCCACCCCCCGCCCGCATCCTCCTCCTGGTGGACACCAGCGCCAGCATGCAGCGCCAGAACCTCTGGCCGGACGCCCTCAATCGTGTCGCCCACCATACCCGCGCCGCCGCTCCCGCCGATGAACTCGCCGTCTGGACCTTCGATCGCCAGTCCCGCCCCCTCGTGACCTTCCGCGACTGGAACGGCGCCAACCCCGGCGAACGCCCCGCCCTCGTCAACGCCCGCCTCGCGGAGACCCGGCCCGGCTGGTTCGCCACCCACCTCGACGACGCCCTCGCCGCCGCCGCAGAACATCTCCTCGAATCGTCCGACCCCAACCGCCCCGCCGGTCCCCGCCGCGTCATCCTGATCTCCGACCTCCAGGAGGGCGCCCGTCTCGACCGCCTCCAATCCTTCGACTGGCCCCGCAACCTGGACCTCGCGGTCGATCCCGTAACCCCGCGCCGTCCCGGCAACGCCAGCCTCCATCCCGTCCCCGACGCCGCCGCCGCCCTCTCCGCCACCCAGTCCGTCGTCCGCATCCGCATCCACAATTCGCCCGACGCCACCCGCGACACCTTCCAGGTCGGCTGGGCCCGTTCCGATCGCCCCGGCTTCGCCCAGCGCGCCGAGGATGTCCAGGTCCCCCCAGGCCAGTCCCGCACCCTCGTCCTCCCCGTCCCAACCGATGCCCCGGTCGATCACCTCCTCCTCGAAGGCGACGACGAACCGTTCGACAACCGGGCCTTTATCGTCCCCCCGGCCGCCCAACGCCTCCGCGCCCTCTACTTCGGCTCCGAAACCACCGGGGAACCCACCCAGCCCCTGTTCTTCCTGCGCCGCGCCTTCCCTCCCGCCGGCCGGTTCGGCCTCGACATCGTCGCCCATCGCCCCACCGATCCCCTCGACCCGTCCGCTCTGTCCGCCGCTTCCCTCTACTTCGCCACCGAGGCACTCCCACCCGCCCTCGCCCAGCGCCTCCGGGACGAGGTGATTTCAGGCAAGACCCTCCTCTTCGCCCCCACCCGGGCCGACGCCTTCGCCTCGCTGGGCCCCCTGCTGGACGGTCCGGCCCCCGCCGCCTCGGAAGCCACCGTCCGTTCCTACGCTCTTCTGGGTTCGCTCGATTTTCGTCACCCGTTCCTCCTGCCCTTCGCCGATCCCCGCTTCAGTGACTTCTCGCGCATCCACTTCTGGAAACATCGACGCCTCGACGACGCCCTCCTGCCCGGCGCCCACGTCGTCGCCCGCTTCGATTCCGGCGATCCCGCCTGGATCGAATGCCCCCGCGGCCGTGGCCGGATCGTCCTCTTCACCAGCGGCTGGCACCCCGAGGACAGTCAGCTCGCCCTGTCCACCAAGTTCGTCCCCCTCCTCCTCTCCATGGTCGAACACGCCGGCGGCGACCTGGCCGCGCCCGCCGAGTCCGTCACCGTCGGCGATCCCCTCCCCCTGCCCCCTTCCGTAACCTCCAGCCTTACGGTCCGTCTGCCCCAGGGCACAACCGTGAATCTGCCCCCCGGAACAGCCCAGTTCGAAGACACCGCCGTCCCCGGCATCTACGAGGTGCGCGCCGACGGCTCCGCCTTCCGGTTCGCCGTCAACGTCCACCCCGCCGAGTCCCGCACCTTCCCCCAGCCCCTCGAATCCCTCGAAGCCTTCGGAGCCCCCGTTCGCACCGGACCCGTCCGATCCCAGCCCCGTCCGGAACAGGCTGTCCAACTCGCCGCCCTCGAAGCCGAAGGCCGCCAGAAACTCTGGCGCTGGCTGCTCGTCGCCGCCCTCGCCGCCCTGCTCGTTGAGTCCGCCCTCGCCGGTTGGCGGGGACGCCGTCCCACCTCTCCCATGGAGAACCCCACATGA
- a CDS encoding DUF58 domain-containing protein, with the protein MALRNLEWRARAVVEGFRNGLHRSPYHGFSVEFTEYRQYSPGDDPRYLDWRVLGRSDRHFIKRFEDETNLRCHLLVDLSRSMTLASTGYSKAAYAATVAATLAHFLHRQGDATGLLTFDERIRDFLPARHRFGHLRRIMLALEAPPSGRATDLITPLQRAADILRKRGLIVLLSDLLAPPDRLDKSLTVLAAAGHEITLFQVLDPVELSLAYDTPSWFEDLESGRTVFVDPAAVRARYRERLEAHANAIRDVCRRLGIAWHRLVTDQPVELALLHFLQERSRRTPAVRRFAPAAGGPHPG; encoded by the coding sequence ATGGCCCTCCGCAACCTCGAGTGGCGTGCCCGCGCCGTCGTCGAGGGCTTCCGCAATGGCCTCCATCGCAGCCCCTACCACGGCTTCTCCGTCGAGTTCACCGAGTACCGCCAGTACTCCCCCGGCGACGATCCCCGCTACCTCGACTGGCGCGTCCTCGGCCGCAGCGACCGCCATTTCATCAAACGCTTCGAGGACGAAACCAACCTCCGCTGCCATCTCCTCGTGGACCTCAGCCGGTCCATGACCCTCGCCTCCACCGGCTATTCCAAGGCCGCCTACGCCGCCACCGTCGCCGCCACCCTCGCCCACTTCCTCCATCGCCAGGGCGACGCCACCGGTCTCCTCACCTTCGATGAGCGCATCCGCGATTTCCTCCCCGCCCGCCACCGCTTCGGGCACCTTCGCCGCATCATGCTGGCCCTCGAAGCCCCCCCGTCCGGCCGCGCCACCGACCTCATCACCCCCCTCCAGCGCGCCGCGGACATCCTCCGCAAACGGGGCCTGATCGTGCTCCTCTCGGATCTCCTCGCCCCCCCCGACCGGCTCGACAAAAGCCTCACCGTCCTCGCCGCCGCCGGTCACGAAATCACCCTCTTCCAGGTCCTCGACCCCGTCGAACTCTCCCTCGCCTACGACACCCCGTCCTGGTTCGAGGATCTCGAATCCGGTCGTACGGTCTTCGTCGATCCCGCCGCCGTCCGCGCCCGCTATCGCGAACGCCTCGAAGCCCATGCCAATGCCATCCGCGATGTCTGCCGCCGCCTCGGCATCGCCTGGCACCGCCTGGTCACCGATCAACCCGTCGAACTCGCCCTCCTCCACTTCCTCCAGGAACGGTCCCGCCGCACCCCGGCCGTCCGCCGCTTCGCCCCCGCCGCCGGCGGACCCCACCCAGGATGA
- a CDS encoding MoxR family ATPase, with product MSFLTPTEPPRIEPRPDPLELQRQTVERLAGSKARIEAELAKAIVGQREVIEQILLALFAGGHCLITGAPGLAKTLLVKSIAQIFHLRFQRIQFTPDLMPADITGTEILQDAGHERRMVFVPGPIFANMILADEINRTPPKTQAALLEAMQEHQVTASGVRHPLHPPFFVLATQNPIEMEGTYPLPEAQLDRFMFNVVMDYLPEPDEVQVILQTTGKPPLPIEPLFNGEDVLSFHSLVRQVPVAEELVRYAVQLAAASRPRPSGGLDFIREWVTWGAGTRAAQFLVLGAKARALLRGRAHVSVEDIRTLAAPTLRHRVLLNYRAEAENVGVESVIQRLLEAVPAPLAS from the coding sequence ATGAGCTTCCTCACCCCCACCGAACCGCCCCGGATCGAACCCCGGCCCGATCCCCTCGAACTCCAACGCCAGACCGTCGAACGCCTCGCCGGCAGCAAGGCCCGCATCGAGGCCGAACTCGCCAAGGCCATCGTCGGTCAACGCGAGGTCATCGAACAAATCCTCCTCGCCCTCTTCGCCGGTGGCCATTGCCTCATCACCGGCGCCCCAGGCCTCGCCAAGACGCTCCTCGTCAAGTCCATCGCCCAGATCTTCCACCTCCGCTTCCAGCGCATCCAGTTCACCCCGGACCTCATGCCCGCCGACATCACGGGCACCGAGATCCTCCAGGACGCCGGCCACGAACGCCGCATGGTCTTCGTCCCCGGCCCGATCTTCGCCAACATGATCCTCGCGGACGAAATCAACCGCACCCCGCCCAAAACCCAGGCCGCCCTCCTCGAGGCCATGCAGGAACACCAGGTCACCGCCTCCGGCGTTCGTCATCCCCTCCATCCCCCCTTCTTCGTCCTCGCCACCCAGAACCCCATCGAGATGGAGGGCACCTACCCCCTCCCCGAGGCCCAGCTCGACCGCTTCATGTTCAATGTGGTCATGGATTACCTCCCCGAACCCGACGAGGTGCAGGTCATCCTCCAGACCACCGGCAAACCGCCCCTCCCCATCGAACCCCTCTTCAACGGCGAAGACGTCCTCAGCTTCCATTCCCTCGTCCGCCAGGTCCCCGTCGCCGAGGAACTCGTCCGCTACGCCGTCCAGCTCGCCGCCGCCTCCCGCCCCCGGCCCTCCGGCGGTCTCGACTTCATCCGCGAATGGGTCACCTGGGGAGCCGGCACCCGCGCCGCCCAGTTCCTGGTCCTCGGCGCCAAGGCCCGCGCCCTCCTCCGCGGTCGCGCCCATGTCTCCGTCGAGGATATCCGCACCCTCGCCGCCCCCACCCTCCGCCATCGCGTCCTCCTCAACTACCGGGCCGAAGCCGAAAACGTCGGCGTCGAATCCGTCATCCAGCGCCTCCTCGAAGCCGTCCCGGCGCCCCTTGCCTCATGA
- a CDS encoding DUF4159 domain-containing protein: MRPSLLTLLLLVLMAGVVLGQRRSGRWFGEGRGGDTARTARELESHSTGTPMWHNPPGFEHDVFTFARVRYRNYGPDGHGWRVDLPDADLNLSYRLQQMTSIRADPHGRIIDLTDPDLPNYPFLYIVEPGGLWLDDAEIVALRQHLLNGAFLMLDDFWGELAWENAAHVMRQVLPDREFQELSLDHELYQRPFRITSKGQVPNVGLGIQSQYHGRTWERPDAREVHHRAILDDRGRIMVLATHNTDNGDGWEREGEDNYFFREFSEKIAYPLGINIIFHVMTH, encoded by the coding sequence ATGCGGCCGTCCCTCCTCACCCTCCTGCTCCTCGTCCTCATGGCCGGCGTCGTCCTCGGCCAGCGGCGATCCGGACGCTGGTTCGGTGAGGGTCGCGGCGGGGACACCGCCCGCACCGCCCGCGAACTCGAGTCCCACAGCACCGGGACCCCCATGTGGCACAACCCCCCGGGCTTCGAACACGATGTCTTCACCTTCGCCCGCGTCCGTTACCGCAACTACGGCCCCGATGGTCACGGATGGCGCGTGGACCTCCCCGACGCCGATCTCAACCTCTCGTACCGCCTCCAGCAGATGACGTCGATCCGCGCGGACCCCCACGGACGCATCATCGACCTCACCGACCCCGACCTCCCCAACTACCCCTTCCTCTACATCGTCGAACCCGGCGGCCTCTGGCTCGACGACGCCGAAATCGTCGCCCTCCGACAGCACCTCCTCAACGGCGCCTTCCTCATGCTCGACGATTTCTGGGGCGAACTCGCCTGGGAAAACGCCGCCCACGTCATGCGCCAGGTCCTGCCCGACCGCGAGTTCCAGGAACTTTCCCTCGACCACGAACTCTACCAGCGCCCCTTCCGCATCACCTCCAAAGGTCAGGTCCCCAACGTCGGCCTCGGCATCCAAAGCCAGTACCACGGCCGCACCTGGGAACGCCCCGACGCCCGCGAAGTCCATCACCGCGCCATCCTCGACGACCGCGGTCGCATCATGGTCCTCGCCACCCACAACACCGACAACGGCGACGGATGGGAACGCGAGGGCGAGGACAATTACTTCTTCCGCGAGTTCTCCGAGAAAATCGCCTATCCCCTCGGCATCAATATCATCTTCCACGTGATGACCCACTAA
- a CDS encoding tetratricopeptide repeat protein codes for MRDGEPLPIHPPAFRVQPPRLLRFARCLPPALAAAFLLLPLAASPAAPTPSSTLEHLLQGRYESAVNAATAALETDSRIEAWHALRIQSLLALGRYPEADAAMTNALAVHPRSVTLRWLARDAFSLNGRPDRAAEAVSEIPRLVSQRPWAYRETSDLVAVGRALLAGGVDPKDVLDRIYAVAKRAAPDHRDIYLASGELALEKQDFALAAQHFEEGLQRFPEDPDLLFGRARAFAPSDRQVMGAMIEAALKINPRHVPSLLLLADHRIDAEDYEASSQTLAEAHAVNPHHPEAWAYAAVIAHLRNDPAAEQAARNAATRHWPSNPAVPHLIGRKLSQKYRFAEGAALQQEALAFAPDFLPARAQLASDFLRLGEDAAGWDLIQQVHARDAYDVTAYNLVTLYDTLSQFRTLTNDHFIVRMSAHEADLYGPRVLDLLERARNHLAPKYGLTPTQPTIVEIFPDPKDFGVRTFGMPDNPGYLGVCFGRVITANSPASNRGRPVNWEAVLWHEYCHVVTLQLTANKMPRWLSEGISVYEERLANPAWGEQLNPRYREMLLGPDLTPVSRLSAAFLMPRSPLHLQFAYYQSSLVVEFLVERFGLPALLAILNDLRDGTFINVALESHTAPIETLERDFTGFAKSRAMTLGPDLDWTPPEDRRRPALANILEQATGGSRSNYWSLLEQARAQVENRQWDLAQPTLESLLSHYPNQKGPNSAHALLARLHRDQGDAAAERAALERWASVDGEAIDAYLRLMELARAESDWPAVEQNALRFLAVNPLVAPPYRHLARASEHLGNLPDAIGHYRTLLRLDPPNPGDVHFQLARLLEPSSPPAARRHALEALEEAPRHRAALQLLRRLGPSHAHTTPEPGMDPALRDRYGLGGTDPAARDRYGLVEPPDEPATPEAPPTDPTPPTP; via the coding sequence ATGAGAGACGGCGAACCGCTGCCGATCCACCCGCCCGCCTTCCGGGTGCAGCCCCCCCGCCTCCTCCGGTTCGCCCGCTGCCTCCCGCCCGCGCTCGCCGCCGCCTTCCTGCTCCTGCCCCTCGCCGCCTCACCCGCGGCCCCCACCCCCTCCTCCACCCTCGAACACCTGCTCCAGGGCCGTTACGAGTCCGCGGTCAATGCCGCCACCGCCGCCCTCGAAACGGATTCCAGGATCGAGGCCTGGCACGCCCTCCGCATCCAGTCCCTCCTCGCCCTCGGCCGCTATCCCGAAGCCGACGCGGCCATGACCAATGCCCTGGCCGTCCATCCCCGCAGCGTCACCCTCCGCTGGCTGGCCCGCGACGCCTTCTCCCTCAACGGTCGCCCCGACCGCGCCGCCGAGGCCGTCTCCGAAATCCCCCGCCTCGTCTCCCAACGACCCTGGGCCTACCGCGAAACCTCCGACCTCGTCGCCGTCGGACGCGCCCTCCTCGCCGGCGGAGTCGATCCCAAGGACGTCCTCGACCGCATCTATGCCGTCGCCAAACGGGCCGCCCCGGACCACCGCGACATCTACCTCGCCAGCGGCGAACTCGCCCTCGAAAAACAGGACTTCGCCCTCGCCGCACAGCACTTCGAGGAAGGCCTCCAGCGGTTCCCGGAAGATCCGGATCTCCTGTTCGGCCGGGCCCGCGCCTTCGCCCCCTCCGACCGGCAGGTCATGGGCGCCATGATCGAGGCCGCCCTCAAAATCAACCCGCGCCACGTCCCCAGCCTCCTGCTCCTCGCCGACCACCGCATCGACGCCGAAGACTACGAGGCCTCCTCCCAAACCCTCGCCGAAGCCCACGCCGTCAATCCCCACCACCCCGAAGCCTGGGCCTACGCCGCCGTCATCGCCCACCTCCGCAACGATCCCGCGGCCGAACAGGCCGCCCGCAATGCCGCCACCCGCCACTGGCCCTCCAATCCCGCCGTCCCCCACCTCATCGGCCGCAAACTCTCCCAGAAATACCGCTTCGCCGAAGGCGCCGCCCTCCAGCAGGAAGCCCTCGCCTTCGCCCCAGACTTCCTCCCCGCCCGCGCCCAGCTCGCCAGCGACTTCCTCCGCCTCGGCGAGGACGCCGCCGGCTGGGACCTCATCCAGCAGGTCCATGCCCGCGACGCCTACGACGTCACCGCCTACAATCTCGTCACCCTCTACGACACCCTCTCCCAGTTCCGCACCCTCACCAACGATCACTTCATCGTCCGGATGAGCGCCCACGAAGCGGACCTCTACGGCCCTCGCGTCCTCGATCTCCTCGAACGGGCCCGCAACCATCTCGCCCCCAAATACGGCCTCACCCCCACCCAGCCCACCATCGTCGAGATCTTTCCCGATCCGAAGGACTTCGGCGTCCGCACCTTCGGCATGCCGGACAACCCCGGCTACCTCGGCGTCTGCTTCGGCCGCGTCATCACCGCCAACAGCCCCGCCTCCAACCGCGGTCGCCCCGTCAACTGGGAGGCCGTCCTCTGGCACGAGTACTGCCACGTCGTCACCCTCCAGCTCACCGCCAACAAAATGCCCCGCTGGCTCAGCGAGGGCATCTCCGTGTACGAGGAACGCCTCGCCAACCCCGCCTGGGGCGAGCAGCTCAACCCGCGCTATCGCGAAATGCTCCTGGGCCCCGACCTCACCCCGGTCTCCCGCCTCAGCGCCGCCTTCCTCATGCCCAGGTCCCCCCTCCACCTCCAGTTCGCCTATTACCAGTCCTCCCTCGTGGTCGAGTTCCTCGTCGAGCGCTTCGGCCTCCCCGCCCTCCTTGCCATCCTCAACGACCTCCGCGACGGCACCTTCATCAACGTCGCCCTCGAATCCCATACTGCCCCCATCGAGACCCTAGAACGCGATTTCACCGGGTTCGCCAAATCCAGGGCCATGACTCTCGGCCCGGACCTCGACTGGACTCCCCCCGAGGATCGCCGCCGCCCCGCCCTCGCCAACATCCTCGAACAGGCCACCGGCGGCTCCCGTTCCAATTACTGGTCCCTCCTCGAACAGGCCCGCGCCCAGGTCGAGAACCGCCAGTGGGACCTCGCCCAACCCACCCTCGAATCCCTCCTCTCCCACTACCCCAACCAAAAGGGCCCCAATAGTGCCCATGCCCTCCTCGCCCGCCTCCACCGCGACCAGGGCGATGCCGCCGCCGAACGCGCCGCCCTCGAACGCTGGGCCTCCGTCGATGGCGAAGCCATCGACGCCTACCTCCGCTTGATGGAACTCGCCCGCGCCGAATCCGACTGGCCCGCCGTGGAACAAAACGCCCTCCGCTTCCTCGCCGTCAATCCCCTCGTCGCCCCACCCTATCGTCACCTCGCCCGCGCCTCCGAACATCTCGGCAACCTCCCCGACGCCATCGGCCATTACCGCACCCTCCTCCGCCTCGACCCGCCCAATCCCGGCGATGTCCATTTCCAGCTCGCCCGCCTCCTCGAACCTTCCTCCCCGCCCGCCGCCCGCCGCCACGCCCTGGAAGCCCTCGAGGAAGCCCCACGCCACCGCGCCGCCCTCCAACTCCTTCGCCGCCTCGGTCCCAGCCACGCCCACACAACCCCGGAACCCGGCATGGACCCGGCCCTCCGGGACCGATACGGATTGGGTGGCACTGACCCGGCCGCCCGTGACCGATACGGGTTGGTTGAACCGCCGGACGAACCCGCCACCCCCGAAGCCCCCCCAACCGACCCAACCCCGCCAACACCCTGA